The following are encoded in a window of Methylocystis rosea genomic DNA:
- a CDS encoding family 2A encapsulin nanocompartment shell protein, with product MTAEPEVRRTLSESAARQLANATKTRPQWSGITPRWLVSFLPWVPVEAGIYRLNRVKEATALSDADVQCSPARDRDADLPETFVDYEDAPREYSMNAVTTILDVQTRVSDLYNHPYDQIQEQVRLLTEKVKERQEAELINNAEYGFLANAHPAMKISARTGAPQPDDLDELIAKVWKEPAFFLAHPRAIAAFGRECTRRGVPPPTVTLFGSPFVTWRGLPLIPSDKLYVDEAGKTNILLLRTGEKKQGVVGLFQPGVPGEVAPSLSVRFMGINRKAIASYLISLYCSAAVLTHDALGVLEDVDVGKYHKYPDEYA from the coding sequence ATGACCGCAGAACCTGAAGTTCGCCGAACATTGAGCGAATCGGCGGCCCGCCAGCTCGCCAATGCGACGAAGACGCGTCCCCAATGGTCGGGCATCACGCCGCGCTGGCTGGTGTCGTTCTTGCCCTGGGTGCCGGTGGAAGCCGGCATCTATCGTCTCAACCGGGTCAAGGAGGCGACGGCGCTGAGCGACGCCGACGTTCAATGCAGCCCGGCGCGCGACCGCGACGCCGACCTGCCGGAGACCTTCGTCGACTACGAGGATGCGCCGCGCGAATATTCGATGAACGCGGTGACGACGATCCTCGACGTGCAGACGCGCGTCTCCGATCTCTACAATCATCCTTACGATCAGATTCAGGAGCAGGTGCGGCTCCTCACCGAAAAGGTGAAGGAGAGGCAGGAAGCCGAACTCATCAACAATGCTGAATATGGCTTCCTCGCCAATGCGCATCCGGCGATGAAGATCAGCGCGCGCACCGGCGCGCCGCAGCCCGACGATCTCGACGAACTCATTGCGAAAGTCTGGAAGGAGCCCGCCTTCTTTCTCGCGCATCCGCGCGCCATCGCGGCCTTCGGGCGCGAATGCACGCGTCGCGGCGTGCCGCCGCCAACCGTGACGCTGTTCGGCTCGCCCTTCGTCACCTGGCGCGGCCTGCCGCTGATCCCCAGCGACAAGCTCTATGTCGATGAGGCGGGCAAGACGAATATTCTGCTGCTGCGCACCGGCGAGAAGAAACAGGGCGTCGTCGGCCTGTTTCAGCCGGGCGTCCCCGGAGAAGTCGCGCCGAGCCTGTCGGTGCGTTTCATGGGAATCAATCGCAAGGCGATCGCCTCGTATCTCATCTCGCTCTATTGCTCGGCGGCCGTGCTGACGCATGACGCGCTCGGCGTGCTCGAAGATGTCGATGTCGGCAAATATCACAAATATCCCGATGAATATGCGTGA
- a CDS encoding family 2A encapsulin nanocompartment cargo protein cysteine desulfurase, which produces MPTAPQTPQFVDFPIDGLPSKETFTHHDADAPDAQIIAHMANAFFGALPNASLPATGAVTQQSGAPALAGALPAVTPSLTDIPAPSIVTTIAPHAPARAPFGPMDFPPTTIPSVVPTPNVPAPSAPQTLHSSTRPLGLADIPQPGASLGGATSSVPGEMDYSAPTRRLAQEFSLVETDAVARPANNYYFLPTAPAPGPTEPLRYETRAPSTGAGYGHPDPFSPQQTSGAMRGDELVSRHSQGGATQGAYPLHPGEFAQGGDASNYAHSAPHLPGAGGREIPGAVHALYGDGVYAAPRQGRQPEKTVATRHLFDPYRVKRDFPILNQSVNGRQLVWLDNAATTQKPQSVIDRLAHFYEYENSNIHRAAHTLAARATDAYEEAREKVRRFLKAPNVKDIIFVRGATEGINLVAQSWGRRNVREGDEIVVSHLEHHANIVPWQMLCAEKGAKLRVAPVDDRGALILDEYEKLLGPKTRIVAVSQVSNALGTVTPVQEITAIAHRYGACVLVDGAQSVSHMPVDVQSIGCDFFVFSGHKVFGPTGIGVVYGKDAVLEHLDPWQGGGNMIADVTFEKTVYQGPPERFEAGTGNIADAVGLGAALDYVEAIGMEVIARYEHDLLVYATERMTTVPGLTLIGTAAEKASVLSFTLDGHDSQEVGKALDREGIAARAGHHCAQPILRRFGLEATVRPSLAFYNTCADVDALVSALLRLQTSKAY; this is translated from the coding sequence ATGCCGACTGCGCCGCAGACGCCGCAATTTGTCGACTTCCCCATCGATGGCCTGCCGTCTAAGGAGACGTTCACGCATCATGACGCCGACGCGCCCGACGCGCAGATCATCGCGCACATGGCCAATGCCTTCTTTGGCGCGCTCCCCAATGCGTCGCTGCCGGCGACAGGCGCCGTGACGCAGCAATCAGGCGCGCCGGCCCTTGCCGGCGCCTTGCCCGCCGTGACGCCGAGTCTGACCGATATTCCGGCGCCATCGATCGTGACGACTATCGCTCCGCATGCGCCGGCGCGCGCGCCTTTCGGTCCCATGGACTTTCCGCCGACGACGATTCCTTCCGTTGTCCCGACTCCGAATGTCCCGGCGCCCTCGGCGCCGCAGACATTGCATTCGTCGACGCGGCCGTTGGGCCTCGCCGATATTCCGCAGCCCGGCGCTTCGCTCGGCGGCGCGACATCATCGGTCCCTGGCGAAATGGATTACAGCGCGCCGACGCGCCGCCTTGCGCAGGAGTTCTCGCTCGTCGAGACGGACGCGGTCGCACGACCGGCAAACAACTATTATTTTCTTCCAACAGCGCCGGCGCCTGGACCCACAGAACCCTTACGCTATGAAACGCGCGCGCCCTCGACCGGCGCGGGCTATGGCCATCCCGACCCGTTCTCGCCGCAGCAGACGAGCGGAGCGATGCGTGGCGACGAACTCGTCTCGCGTCACTCGCAAGGCGGCGCGACGCAGGGAGCCTATCCGCTTCATCCGGGCGAATTCGCGCAAGGCGGCGACGCGTCCAATTATGCGCATAGCGCGCCACACTTGCCGGGCGCCGGCGGTCGCGAGATCCCCGGCGCGGTGCATGCGCTCTATGGCGACGGCGTGTACGCGGCGCCTCGGCAGGGACGCCAACCCGAGAAAACCGTCGCCACGCGGCATCTCTTCGATCCCTATCGCGTCAAGCGCGATTTCCCGATCCTCAATCAGAGCGTCAACGGACGACAGCTCGTCTGGCTCGACAATGCCGCGACGACGCAAAAGCCGCAGTCGGTGATCGACCGGCTGGCGCATTTCTACGAATATGAAAACTCCAACATCCATCGCGCGGCGCATACGCTCGCGGCGCGCGCGACCGACGCCTATGAGGAAGCGCGCGAGAAAGTCCGCCGATTTCTGAAGGCGCCCAACGTCAAGGATATTATCTTCGTGCGCGGCGCGACGGAGGGCATCAATCTCGTCGCGCAGAGCTGGGGCCGGCGCAATGTGCGCGAGGGCGACGAGATCGTCGTCTCACACCTCGAACATCACGCCAATATCGTGCCGTGGCAGATGCTGTGCGCCGAGAAGGGCGCGAAGCTGCGCGTCGCGCCTGTCGACGACCGCGGCGCGCTTATTCTCGACGAATATGAGAAGCTCCTGGGCCCGAAGACGCGGATCGTCGCGGTCTCGCAGGTCTCGAACGCGCTCGGCACGGTTACGCCCGTCCAGGAGATCACGGCGATCGCGCATCGCTACGGCGCCTGCGTGCTCGTCGATGGCGCGCAATCGGTTTCACATATGCCGGTCGACGTGCAGTCGATCGGCTGCGACTTCTTCGTCTTCTCCGGCCACAAGGTGTTCGGCCCGACAGGCATCGGCGTCGTTTACGGCAAGGACGCCGTGCTCGAACATCTCGATCCGTGGCAGGGCGGCGGCAATATGATCGCCGACGTGACTTTCGAAAAGACGGTCTATCAGGGACCGCCGGAGCGCTTCGAGGCCGGCACGGGCAATATCGCCGACGCCGTCGGGCTCGGCGCGGCGCTCGACTATGTCGAAGCTATCGGGATGGAAGTGATCGCCCGTTACGAGCACGATCTTCTCGTCTATGCGACCGAAAGGATGACCACCGTTCCAGGTCTGACCCTCATCGGCACGGCGGCGGAGAAAGCCTCGGTGCTCTCCTTCACGCTTGATGGGCACGATTCGCAAGAGGTCGGCAAAGCGCTCGATCGCGAGGGGATCGCCGCCCGCGCCGGTCATCACTGCGCGCAACCGATTCTGCGCCGCTTCGGCCTCGAAGCCACCGTGCGCCCGTCGCTGGCCTTCTACAACACATGCGCGGACGTCGACGCGCTGGTCAGCGCGCTGCTGCGGCTGCAGACGAGCAAAGCCTACTAG
- the ftsY gene encoding signal recognition particle-docking protein FtsY: MSQETEGKKRGMFSRLFGGGQSEPAPEAAPQPAPEQEAPEEEKRSWWSRLSGGLSRTSQAITQGVADVFTKRKLDALTLEELEDVLLRADLGVGAATRITEAVGKARYERDIEPEEVREILAREVERVLAPVAEELVVDDSKTPFIILVVGVNGSGKTTTIAKLTAKWTGEGKTVVLAAGDTFRAAAVEQLKVWGARLGAEVVSGAEGADPAALAFDAIKCAKEQGADILLMDTAGRLQNRAELMAELEKIVRVMKKADAEAPHAVLLVLDATVGQNALQQVDVFERVAGVTGLVMTKLDGTARGGILVAIAETYGLPIHFIGVGESADDLEPFAARDFARAIAGLEETSEAES, translated from the coding sequence ATGAGCCAGGAAACCGAAGGTAAAAAGCGCGGCATGTTCTCCCGCCTGTTTGGCGGCGGCCAGAGCGAGCCCGCGCCCGAAGCGGCGCCCCAGCCGGCGCCTGAGCAAGAGGCGCCTGAGGAGGAAAAGCGCTCCTGGTGGTCGCGCCTGTCCGGCGGCCTCTCGCGCACCTCGCAAGCGATCACCCAGGGCGTCGCCGACGTTTTCACCAAGCGCAAACTCGACGCGCTGACGCTCGAGGAGCTCGAAGACGTGCTGCTGCGGGCCGATCTTGGCGTGGGCGCCGCGACGCGCATCACCGAGGCGGTCGGCAAGGCGCGCTACGAGCGCGACATCGAGCCCGAGGAAGTGCGCGAAATCCTCGCGCGCGAAGTCGAGCGCGTGCTGGCGCCGGTCGCCGAAGAGCTCGTCGTCGACGACAGCAAGACGCCCTTCATCATCCTCGTCGTCGGCGTCAACGGCTCGGGCAAGACGACGACCATCGCCAAGCTCACCGCAAAATGGACCGGCGAGGGCAAGACGGTCGTGCTTGCGGCGGGCGACACCTTCCGCGCCGCGGCGGTCGAGCAGCTCAAAGTCTGGGGCGCGCGGCTGGGCGCCGAAGTCGTTTCGGGCGCGGAAGGCGCCGATCCGGCCGCGCTCGCCTTCGACGCCATCAAATGCGCGAAAGAGCAGGGCGCCGATATTTTGCTCATGGACACGGCCGGCCGACTGCAAAATCGCGCCGAGTTGATGGCCGAGCTTGAAAAAATCGTCCGCGTGATGAAAAAGGCCGACGCCGAGGCGCCGCATGCGGTGCTGCTCGTGCTCGACGCCACCGTCGGACAGAACGCGCTGCAGCAGGTGGATGTTTTCGAGCGGGTCGCCGGCGTCACCGGCCTGGTGATGACCAAGCTCGACGGCACCGCACGGGGCGGCATTCTGGTCGCAATCGCCGAGACTTACGGCCTGCCGATCCACTTTATCGGCGTGGGCGAAAGCGCCGACGATCTGGAGCCGTTCGCGGCGCGCGACTTCGCACGGGCGATTGCAGGGCTTGAAGAAACGTCAGAGGCGGAAAGCTAA
- a CDS encoding septation protein A, producing the protein MTQETAVAAKRKLNPWLKLALELGPLLLFFVINSKYGIFAATGVLMAGVVVTLAVSWAITRHLPAMPVVTAVLVLVFGSLTYFLHDETFIKLKVTILYTLFGAGLIGALYFGKLLLPIVFDMAIHIDDAGWRKLTIRWGLFFFALAGLNEVLRRILTTDDWVNFKVFGILPLTLVFALSQAPLIMRHEIRPEDGDPESHF; encoded by the coding sequence ATGACGCAGGAAACGGCCGTCGCGGCAAAAAGAAAGCTCAATCCCTGGCTGAAGCTCGCACTGGAACTGGGACCGCTGCTGCTGTTCTTCGTCATCAATTCGAAATACGGCATTTTCGCCGCGACCGGCGTGCTGATGGCCGGCGTTGTCGTTACGCTCGCCGTTTCATGGGCGATCACCCGACATCTGCCGGCGATGCCCGTCGTCACCGCCGTGCTGGTGCTGGTTTTCGGCTCGCTCACCTATTTTCTGCATGACGAAACCTTCATCAAGCTGAAGGTGACGATCCTTTACACGCTGTTCGGCGCCGGCCTCATCGGCGCGCTCTATTTCGGCAAGCTGCTGCTGCCGATCGTCTTCGACATGGCGATCCACATTGACGACGCGGGCTGGCGCAAGCTCACCATACGCTGGGGCCTGTTCTTTTTCGCGCTTGCCGGGCTCAATGAAGTCCTGCGCCGCATTCTGACGACCGACGACTGGGTGAATTTCAAGGTCTTCGGCATATTGCCGCTGACGCTCGTCTTCGCGCTGTCGCAGGCGCCGCTCATCATGCGCCACGAAATTCGCCCCGAGGACGGAGATCCCGAATCGCATTTCTAA
- a CDS encoding oxidoreductase gives MPSLIRFLIIVGALVAIAYGVMVALVAYVTPQPRQMTYTIPAQRLNK, from the coding sequence TTGCCGAGTCTCATCCGCTTTCTGATCATCGTCGGCGCCCTCGTCGCGATCGCCTATGGCGTCATGGTCGCGCTCGTCGCTTATGTGACGCCGCAACCGCGCCAGATGACCTATACGATCCCGGCGCAGCGGTTGAACAAGTGA
- a CDS encoding tyrosine recombinase, whose product MKAGAARQLDAFLDMLAAERGAARNTQDAYRRDLSDYIAHLTANGRDPGAATTEDIRAYLASLEPRGMSAATVARRISAIRQFHKFLYVDRHRDDDPASALDGPRMRRSAPGVFSTAEIDRLLTVASEGLDDETRPAGERLRAARLYALLETLYATGLRVSELVSLPKTAAHSRDPFIAIRGKGGRERLAPLTDRARRALLSYRKLLEEMALERAGSSFLFPADSDSGHLTRQAFARDLKALAGAAGLPAAAMHPHALRHAFASHLLQNGADLRVVQELLGHADISTTQIYTHVLDERMRAIVRDLHPLSETTEKPR is encoded by the coding sequence ATGAAAGCCGGCGCAGCGCGCCAGCTCGACGCCTTTCTCGACATGCTCGCCGCGGAGCGCGGCGCGGCGCGCAACACGCAAGACGCCTATCGGCGCGATCTTTCCGATTACATCGCGCATCTTACCGCGAATGGCCGCGATCCCGGCGCCGCGACGACGGAAGACATCCGCGCCTATCTCGCCTCACTGGAGCCGCGCGGCATGTCGGCGGCCACCGTGGCGCGGCGCATTTCGGCGATTCGCCAGTTCCACAAGTTTCTCTACGTCGACCGCCATCGCGACGACGACCCTGCCTCGGCGCTCGATGGACCGCGGATGCGGCGCAGCGCGCCCGGCGTATTCTCCACCGCGGAAATCGATCGGCTGCTCACGGTTGCGAGTGAAGGACTCGATGACGAAACGCGACCTGCTGGCGAGCGGCTGCGGGCGGCGCGGCTCTATGCGCTGCTCGAAACGCTGTACGCTACCGGCCTGCGCGTCTCCGAGCTTGTCTCGCTGCCAAAAACCGCCGCGCATTCGCGCGATCCTTTCATCGCCATTCGCGGCAAGGGCGGGCGCGAGCGCCTGGCGCCGCTGACCGATCGCGCGCGCCGCGCGCTTCTTTCCTACCGCAAGCTGCTAGAGGAGATGGCGCTAGAGCGCGCCGGCTCGAGCTTTCTGTTCCCCGCCGACAGCGACAGCGGTCATCTCACCCGCCAGGCCTTCGCGCGCGATCTCAAGGCGCTGGCGGGCGCCGCCGGCCTGCCGGCCGCGGCGATGCATCCGCATGCGCTGCGCCACGCCTTTGCGAGCCATCTGCTGCAGAACGGCGCCGATCTGCGTGTGGTGCAGGAACTGCTCGGCCACGCGGACATCTCGACGACGCAGATCTATACGCATGTGCTCGACGAGCGCATGCGGGCGATAGTGCGCGATCTGCATCCGCTGTCGGAGACGACGGAAAAGCCGCGCTGA